In Parasteatoda tepidariorum isolate YZ-2023 chromosome 2, CAS_Ptep_4.0, whole genome shotgun sequence, one DNA window encodes the following:
- the LOC107438101 gene encoding speckle-type POZ protein B-like, which produces MSDIELIEFTYSWTIENYSMCYQRPGKSICSPDFEIATLNKSRWSLHLYPRGFSEDYKEFVSCFLCSERSNISEYDQEDGVVDFEIKMVDTNGETLRILRTENCLFQCGYDCCGWRDYIKRSYIKERIKAWPKDNLVLICYIATKKIKSKHLATEGLTRIMVDKCSFDWKISVTHSSNWSLSKQFTLFSTLILEIILSASEENIKISILKKNSSVLDTLIRFRLTLLNFEGFEIDSKNASHIFESDPIENTWNFPLLITKEQLELHKSSTVFSLVFMCSVSDGMTITHPIMKSRNELNSREVNCFPTLQEDLQALFKSKKFCDVKLRVGDELLLAHKSFLAARSPVFAAMFDQEMIESQTGIVDICDVSVDTLNKFLEFVYTGTVSELDTESSIKLLVVADKYQVLSLKEKCCSNLMRDLSEDNAGDIFDIADCMGLKLLSSAALDFVKAYEKPTLYSYTNIHEY; this is translated from the coding sequence ATGTCTGACATCGAACTTATAGAATTTACATATTCTTGGACAATCGAGAACTATTCTATGTGTTACCAACGTCCTGGAAAAAGCATTTGTAGCCCTGATTTCGAGATTGCAACTTTAAATAAGAGTAGATGGTCACTGCATCTCTATCCTCGAGGGTTTTCTGAAGATTACAAAGAATTCGTATCTTGTTTTTTATGCTCAGAAAGGAGCAACATTTCAGAATACGATCAAGAAGATGGCGTTGTCGACTTTGAAATCAAAATGGTTGATACGAATGGAGAAACTTTACGAATTCTGCGGACTGAAAATTGCTTGTTTCAGTGCGGATATGATTGCTGTGGTTGGCGTGACTACATAAAAAGAAGTTAcattaaagaaagaattaaagCTTGGCCCAAAGATAATTTAGTTCTTATTTGTTACATAGCTACAAAGAAGATCAAATCAAAACACCTTGCTACGGAAGGACTTACTAGAATAATGGTGGATAAATGTTCTTTTGACTGGAAGATATCTGTGACCCATTCTTCTAATTGGTCTCTCAGCAAGCAGTTTACCTTGTTTTCGACACTAATATTAGAAATCATTCTATCTGCATCAgaggaaaacataaaaattagcattctgaagaaaaattctAGTGTTTTGGATACATTAATAAGGTTTAGACTTACGTTGTTAAATTTTGAAGGATTCGAAATAGATTCAAAAAATGCTTCCCATATTTTTGAATCAGATCCCATTGAAAATACATGGAATTTTCCacttttaattacaaaagaacAGTTGGAGTTGCACAAAAGTTCAACGGTATTTTCATTGGTTTTTATGTGTTCTGTGTCAGATGGGATGACGATTACCCACCCGATTATGAAATcgagaaatgaattaaattcaCGTGAGGTAAACTGCTTTCCAACTTTGCAAGAAGATTTACAAGCTctgtttaaaagcaaaaaattttgcgACGTTAAGTTAAGAGTTGGCGACGAACTTCTACTTGCTCATAAGTCATTTCTCGCGGCGCGATCACCAGTGTTTGCCGCTATGTTCGATCAAGAAATGATCGAATCCCAGACTGGAATAGTAGATATTTGTGATGTGAGTGTGGATacattaaacaagtttttagagTTTGTGTATACGGGAACTGTGAGTGAACTGGATACTGAAAGTTCGATCAAGTTATTAGTGGTCGCCGATAAATATCAGGTTTTGTCTCTCAAGGAGAAATGCTGTTCTAATTTAATGAGAGATTTATCAGAGGATAACGCAGGAGACATTTTTGATATTGCTGATTGTATGGgtctaaaattattaagttcagCTGCTTTAGATTTTGTAAAAGCGTATGAAAAACCAACTTTGTATTCTTATACAAACATACACGAATATTAA
- the LOC107438108 gene encoding speckle-type POZ protein B produces MKHSDVKLQCGDAVLSAHKSLLAARSPVFSAMFDHDMIEKQTGVVNIPEKDPETLKSFLDFIYTGRVDMKDYKSASKLIMVADEYQVASLKETCSMFLMSALTPENACEILELADMFNIKLLKNCALNYFAKHMQDISNSSQWSKFMQKEKNPKLWMEIIQHLAKNFEISPQGNKKELKNAATKITAPGRNAKTVFSK; encoded by the exons ATGAAACATTCTGATGTGAAATTGCAATGTGGTGATGCAGTCTTATCTGCACATAAATCACTTCTTGCAGCCCGATCACCCGTATTTTCCGCCATGTTTGACCACGACATGATTGAGAAGCAAACAGGAGTCGTGAATATTCCAGAAAAAGACCCAGaaacattaaaatcttttctcGATTTTATATACACAGGAAGAGTGGATATGAAAGACTATAAAAGTGCATCGAAGTTGATAATGGTCGCCGATGAGTATCAGGTAGCTTCTTTGAAAGAGACATGTTCAATGTTTCTCATGTCAGCACTGACTCCGGAAAATGCTTGTGAGATCTTGGAACTAGCTGATATGTTTAACATAAAACTGCTGAAGAACTGTGCGTTGAATTACTTTGCCAAACACATGCAGGACATTTCGAATTCATCTCAATGGTCCAAATTCATGCAGAAAGAAAAGAACCCGAAATTATGGATGGAAATAATTCAGCATCTTGCAAAAAACTTCGAAATTTCTCCCCAAGGAAATAAGAA ggaATTAAAAAATGCTGCTACCAAGATTACTGCACCAGGAAGAAATGCAAAAactgtattttcaaaatga
- the LOC107438110 gene encoding speckle-type POZ protein-like B isoform X1, producing the protein MSEPIKVEYSFTWKIENYSFCFDKPEETLKSPIFTANNLNGSKWFLTFRPYKEKGTHVIACYLNRCKEDLCSEEIRIYFAIALINGNGFSAVEQENSIATFHRGTMNGWDKFSDISGWASVDNRDSSWKKDVLTIRCKIMNHLNRPESVAVTEIGIDKYSFQWKLKLSDCVAASQKKNFSLSETSQYEISVSAPSDLIDIKVEAAAEYLSSQQFLRGKIILLNQEDVEVISKNDKHLFNLEDDNAIWNFPSFISKEKLSSYLKNDIFSLLCEFSVVNGKESSEISSSAISFQINCNNVLTLSEDLLNLFTSSKHSDVELRSGSATFSVHKSLLAIRSPVFSAMFDQDMIEKHSGVVDISDIDPETLKTFLTFIYTGAVDIEDSDNALKLMMVAEKYQMPSLKEACSFFLMSAISPRNLCDILDLAEMLNLKQLKKCALDYFAKHTKKIMVLPQWKAFSKKNPELSMETFSYVVENFEIPSKKN; encoded by the coding sequence ATGTCTGAACCAATTAAAGTGGAATATTCTTTTACttggaaaattgaaaattattccttttgCTTTGATAAACCTGAAGAAACTTTGAAAAGTCCCATTTTCActgctaataatttaaatggaagCAAATGGTTTTTGACATTTCGCCCTTATAAAGAAAAGGGTACACATGTTATAGCATGTTACCTGAATCGATGCAAAGAGGACCTGTGTAGCGAAGAAATACGCATTTATTTCGCTATTGCGTTGATAAATGGAAATGGTTTTAGCGCGGTGGAACAGGAAAATAGCATCGCGACATTTCATCGAGGAACAATGAACGGTTGGGACAAGTTCTCTGATATATCAGGCTGGGCTAGTGTGGATAATCGGGATTCGAGTTGGAAAAAAGATGTTTTGACCATCCGTTGTAAAATAATGAACCACTTAAACCGGCCCGAATCTGTAGCTGTCACTGAAATTGGAATCGACAAGTACTCATTTCAGTGGAAATTAAAGCTTTCCGACTGTGTCGCGGCTTctcaaaaaaagaacttttcacTTTCAGAAACATCGCAGTATGAAATCTCTGTAAGTGCACCAAGCGATCTAATTGATATCAAAGTTGAAGCAGCTGCAGAATATTTATCATCTCAGCAATTTTTACggggtaaaataattttattgaaccaGGAGGATGTTGAAGTTATATCAAAAAATGacaagcatttatttaatttggaagATGACAATGCTATTTGGAACTTCCCGTCTTTTATTTCCAAGGAAAAACTGAGCAGTTATTtaaagaatgatattttttcattactttgcGAATTTTCAGTGGTTAATGGTAAAGAATCGTCAGAGATTTCAAGTTCTGCTATCTCTTTTCAAATCAACTGCAACAATGTTCTAACTTTGAGTGAGGATCTTTTGAATCTCTTTACGAGCTCCAAACATTCGGATGTAGAGCTACGATCCGGAAGCGCAACCTTTTCAGTACATAAATCTCTTCTTGCTATTCGATCCCCTGTGTTTTCCGCCATGTTCGACCAAGACATGATCGAGAAACACTCGGGTGTCGTAGATATTTCAGACATAGATCCTGagacattaaaaacttttctcacATTCATATACACGGGAGCTGTTGACATAGAGGATTCTGATAACGCTTTAAAGTTGATGATGGTCGCTGAAAAGTACCAAATGCCATCATTGAAAGAAGCATGTTCATTCTTTCTCATGTCAGCCATTTCACCCAGAAATTTGTGCGACATACTGGATTTGGCAGAAATGTTAAACTTGAAACAGCTGAAGAAATGCGCACTGGATTACTTTGCAAAACACACGAAGAAAATTATGGTTTTGCCTCAGTGGAAAGCATTCTCCAAGAAGAACCCAGAATTATCGATGGAAACATTTTCATATGTTGttgaaaactttgaaattccttcaaaaaagaattag
- the LOC107438110 gene encoding speckle-type POZ protein-like A isoform X2 gives MSDTIKEEYSFIWNIENYSFCFDKPRETFKSPIFTASNLNGSKWFLTFRLYEEGGRYNVACYLNRCKEDLCSEKINIFFAIGLINGDGSKAGNFDRETFHRGTMHGWDKFDIRNWSSVDNRNSIWKKDVLTIRCQITSDLNRPESVAVTEFGIDKYSFQWKLKLTDCVAASQKKNFSLSETSQYEISVSAPGDLIDIKVETAADSSQQFLHGKITLLNQEDVEVSSKGDKHLFNLEDDNAIWIFPSFISKEILSSYLKNDIFSLLCEFSVVNDKESSEISCSAISFRINCNNALTLREDLSNLFTSSKHSDVEIRSGSATFSVHKSLLAIRSPVFSAMFDQDMIEKHSGIVDISDIDPETLKTFLAFIYTGAVDIEDSDSALKLMMVAEKYQMPSLKETCSVFLMSAISPRNLCEILDLAEMLNLKQLKKCALDYFAKHMKEILILPQWVTFSKKNTELSMEILSYVAKNFEISTKEN, from the coding sequence ATGTCTGACACAATTAAAGAGGAATATTCCTTTATTtggaatattgaaaattattccttttgCTTTGATAAACCCagagaaacttttaaaagcCCCATTTTCACTGCCAGTAATTTAAATGGAAGCAAATGGTTTTTAACATTTCGCCTTTATGAAGAGGGTGGTAGATATAATGTAGCATGTTACCTGAATCGATGCAAAGAGGACCTGTgtagtgaaaaaataaacatttttttcgctATTGGGTTGATAAATGGAGATGGTTCAAAAGCTGGTAATTTTGACCGGGAGACATTTCATCGAGGAACAATGCACGGTTGGGACAAGTTTGATATAAGAAACTGGTCTAGTGTGGACAATCGGAATTCGATTTGGAAAAAAGATGTTTTGACCATCCGTTGCCAAATAACAAGCGATTTAAACCGGCCCGAATCTGTAGCTGTCACTGAATTTGGAATCGACAAGTACTCATTTCAGTGGAAATTAAAGCTTACCGATTGTGTCGCGGCTTCtcagaaaaagaacttttcacTTTCAGAAACATCGCAGTATGAAATCTCTGTAAGTGCACCAGGCGATCTAATTGATATCAAAGTTGAAACAGCTGCAGATTCATCGCAACAatttttgcatggcaaaataactttactgaacCAGGAGGATGTTGAGGTTTCATCAAAAGGtgacaaacatttatttaatttggaagATGACAATGCTATTTGGATCTTCCCGTCTTTTATATCCAAGGAAATACTGAGCAGTTATTtaaagaatgatattttttcattactttgcGAATTTTCAGTGGTCAATGATAAAGAATCGTCAGAGATTTCCTGTTCTGCTATCTCTTTCCGAATCAACTGCAACAATGCTCTAACTTTGCGTGAGGATCTTTCGAATCTCTTTACGAGCTCCAAACATTCGGATGTAGAGATACGATCCGGAAGCGCGACCTTTTCAGTACACAAATCTCTTCTTGCTATTCGATCCCCTGTGTTTTCTGCCATGTTCGACCAAGACATGATCGAGAAACACTCGGGTATCGTAGATATTTCAGACATAGATcctgaaacattaaaaacttttctagcATTCATATACACGGGAGCTGTTGACATAGAGGATTCTGATAGCGCTTTAAAGTTGATGATGGTCGCTGAAAAGTACCAAATGCCATCTTTGAAAGAAACATGTTCAGTATTTCTCATGTCAGCCATTTCACCCAGAAATTTGTGCGAGATACTGGATTTGGCAGAAATGTTAAACTTAAAACAGCTGAAGAAATGCGCACTGGATTACTTTGCAAAACACATgaaggaaattttgattttgccTCAGTGGGTAACATTCTCCAAGAAGAACACAGAATTATCGATGGAAATACTTTCATATGTTGCTAAAAACTTCGAAATTTCCACGAAAGAGaattaa
- the LOC107438111 gene encoding uncharacterized protein isoform X1 codes for MRRTKTTARKSIGGKAPRLPSIGGYCFSHGSTSLICSYNWIIRNYTFCFDETSSFLSSPIFVVRSIPNTEWCLRLSQESNYMGVHLATNCMGETSFSKDDDAPSSNKDRSSSSSSSDSENSEDEMDMFNVKLVVIGARGVIGVEFHDDLRVNSEGGLSLQCGSYRFISKEKIENDTLHSDTITVCCNMYSCYNKRKYERIARIVEIRDNYVAKTSVLVDKLTWGYKFNSSQLIDTEQKIPVKDGSFGISGISFLKNENLKMRIHFVRPKVNKYHGFIIDCNITLLNGSCKICSERKRGRFDSSKPFWEFILNAFSLPLRNLLTSGKEKEFTLLCEFAFSDGKKLHTLDIQEEDLRNIFSNRNNCGVSFETGEVLEANRTVLDTQSPSIFDQNGPEDQSVRIAEDFSGEISTVNLFSDCLNTDRIAKMDYERAKLVILNAEKYSKHLSYLKEKSLALLKSAISEKNACEILSLAGVSHCNELKDLVVDFLVANSDKFLSKPQWLEWIKDNMQLASVVLSKISTRLSTSQTTECASTSNSEHQQKKRRVD; via the exons ATGAGACGTACTAAAACAACCGCTCGTAAAAGTATCGGCGGTAAAGCTCCTCGGTTACCCTCTATCGGAGGTTATTGTTTTTCTCATGGTAGTACCTCCTTAATCTGCTCATACAATTGGATTATTCGGAATTATACCTTTTGTTTTGATGAGACGAGCTCATTTTTGAGTAGCCCGATTTTCGTAGTTAGAAGCATACCCAACACAGAATGGTGTCTCCGTCTATCACAGGAATCAAACTATATGGGGGTTCATCTAGCAACAAATTGTATGGGTGAAACTTCTTTTTCGAAAGATGATGACGCACCCTCTTCGAATAAGGATAGATCGTCATCATCATCATCTTCGGATTCAGAAAATTCAGAAGATGAAATGGATATGTTTAATGTAAAGTTGGTAGTTATTGGTGCAAGGGGTGTGATAGGAGTTGAGTTTCATGATGATCTTCGAGTTAACTCTGAAGGAGGACTTTCGCTTCAATGTGGATCATATCGTTTTATTTCGAAGGAGAAAATAGAGAACGATACTCTTCATTCGGATACTATTACTGTTTGTTGCAATATGTATTCATGCTATAATAAGAGAAAATACGAGAGAATTGCCAGAATAGTAGAAATACGAGATAATTATGTAGCTAAAACTAGTGTATTGGTTGATAAATTGACATGGGGTTACAAATTTAACTCTAGTCAGTTGATTGATACTGAGCAAAAAATTCCAGTGAAAGACGGATCTTTTGGCATATCTGGAATATCTTTCCTCAAGAATGAGAATTTAAAGATGAGAATTCATTTTGTAAGACCAAAAGTGAACAAATATCATGGGTTTATCATCGATTGCAATATCACTCTGCTGAACGGAAGTTGCAAAATTTGCTCAGAAAGGAAACGAGGTCGCTTCGATTCTTCTAAGCCTTTttgggaatttattttaaatgcctttTCCCTTCCACTACGAAACCTCCTAACTTCtgggaaagaaaaagaattcacgTTACTATGTGAGTTCGCATTTTCGGATGGGAAAAAATTGCACACTTTAGACATCCAAGAAGAAGACTTGCGGAACATATTTTCGAACAGAAACAACTGCGGTGTCAGTTTTGAAACAGGAGAGGTTCTTGAAGCTAACAGGACTGTCTTAGATACTCAATCGCCATCTATTTTCGACCAAAACGGACCTGAAGACCAATCAGTGAGAATAGCCGAAGATTTTTCTGGAGAGATAAGTACGGTGAATTTGTTTTCGGATTGTCTGAATACTGATCGTATAGCAAAAATGGATTATGAACGTGCAAAGCTTGTGATACTAAATGCCGAAAAATACTCTAAACACTTATCATACCTAAAGGAAAAGAGTTTGGCCCTCTTAAAATCAGCTATATCGGAAAAGAATGCTTGTGAAATATTAAGTCTAGCTGGTGTTTCTCATTGTAATGAGCTTAAAGATCTAGTAGTGGATTTTTTAGTTGCTAATTCCGACAAATTTTTGTCCAAACCACAATGGCTTGAATGGATTAAGGACAATATGCAGTTAGCTTCTGTTGTTTTGTCCAAAATATCTACCAGGTTATCTACTTCGCAAACCACAGAATGCG caTCGACTTCTAACTCCGAGCATCAACAGAAGAAGAGAAGAGTAGACTGA